A region from the Mustela erminea isolate mMusErm1 chromosome 10, mMusErm1.Pri, whole genome shotgun sequence genome encodes:
- the RNF207 gene encoding RING finger protein 207 isoform X3, translated as MSGAIFTPLEGLGALDAASGHPLVCPLCHAQFERPCLLDCFHDFCTGCLRGRATDGRLACPLCQHQTVVKGPSGLPPVDRLLQFLVDSSGDGSEAVHCANCDLECNKQDAETTYFCNTCGQPLCARCRDETHRARMFARHDIVALGQRSRDVLQKCSECGAPGRGPGVGGRWPGWPEPGGGEPARSPHHCSRRSAARRALHHVLHRQEVAAVHPLLPGHAGGEPGALRGPRVSLRAGLRAAGAGSPGREGPADGHPGGHRAAAGHGGGRAAQRRGGGGCHPCPLRQRADWRRGKRCCCRLCRANTKRRTKPSRSSSPTWPLCCPPCSLASKAEFLDLGYELMERLQAIVTRPQHLRPAQDSKITSDHHAEFARCLEPLLLLGPRMATGAGAGTSTLAAGSGPKVLMGPSCPSPAGRMLGSLVRKPTPHRSISTKVLLTEGEDTPFSEHCRHYEDSYRRLQAEIQNLKDQVQELHRDLTKHHSLIKAEIMGDILHKSLQVDAQIASEYASLQGMRAVFQEIWEESYQRVANEQEIYEAQLHDLLQLKQENAYLTTITKQITPYIRSIAKVKERLEPRVLKLPTGEGLLASIKKNPVFAVWKFVSFSFDTHLLEPSFSNFEEEGKLKCVQLYVHPSHK; from the exons ACACCAGACGGTGGTGAAGGGCCCCAGCGGGCTCCCTCCGGTGGATCGGCTGCTGCAGTTCCTGGTGGACAGCTCGGGGGATGGCTCGGAGGCCGTGCATTGTGCCAACTGTGACCTGGAGTGcaacaagcag GATGCAGAGACCACGTACTTCTGCAACACGTGTGGGCAGCCGCTGTGCGCGCGCTGCCGCGATGAAACGCACCGGGCACGCATGTTCGCGCGCCACGACATCGTGGCTCTGGGGCAGCGCAGCCGCGACGTGCTCCAGAAGTGCAGTGAGTGCGGCGCGCCAGGCAGGGGCCCGGGGGTCGGGGGCCGGTGGCCGGGATGGCCGGAGCCGGGCGGGGGCGAGCCTGCCCGGAGCCCTCACCACTGCTCCCGCCGCAGCGCTGCACGCCGAGCCCTACATCATGTTCTCCACCGACAAGAAGTCGCTGCTGTGCATCCGCTGCTTCCGGGACATGCAGGG GGAGAGCCGGGCGCACTGCGTGGACCTCGAGTCAGCCTACGTGCAGGGCTGCGAGCGGCTGGAGCAGGCAGTCCTG GCCGTGAAGGCCCTGCAGACGGCCACCCGGGAGGCCATCGAGCTGCTGCGGGCCATGGTGGAGGACGTGCGGCGCAGCGCCGCGGAGGAGGAGGCTGCCATCCATGCCCTCTTCGGCAGCGTGCAG ACTGGCGGAGAGGAAAGCGCTGTTGCTGCAGGCTGTGCAGAG ccaaTACGAAGAGAAGGACAAAGCCTTCAAGGAGCAGCTCTCCCACCTGGCCACTCTGTTGCCCACCCTGCAG CTTGGCCAGTAAGGCTGAGTTCCTGGACCTGGGCTAC GAGCTGATGGAGAGGCTGCAGGCCATCGTCACCCGTCCCCAGCACCTCCGGCCAGCGCAGGACAGCAAG ATCACTAGCGACCACCACGCGGAGTTTGCGCGCTGCCTGGagccgctgctgctgctgggcccGCGGATGGCAACAGGTGCTGGGGCCGGCACCAGCAC GCTAGCAGCGGGCTCAGGCCCCAAGGTGCTGATGGGGCCCAGCTGCCCTTCCCCAGCGGGAAGGATGTTGGGGTCTCTGGTCCGAAAGCCCACGCCGCACCGGTCCATCAGCACCAAGGTGCTGCTGACGGAGGGGGAGGACACGCCGTTCTCAGAGCACTGCCGCCACTATGAGGACTCCTACCGG CGCCTGCAGGCAGAGATTCAGAACCTGAAGGACCAGGTCCAAGAGCTGCACCGGGACCTCACCAAGCACCACTCGCTCATCAAGGCGGAGATCATGGGAGACATCCTGCACAAGTCCCTGCAGGTGGACGCGCAGATTGCCTCCGAGTACGCTTCCCTGCAGGGGATGAGAGCAGTCTTCCAGGAG aTTTGGGAGGAATCCTACCAGCGGGTGGCTAACGAGCAGGAGATTTACGAAG CCCAGCTCCATGACCTTCTCCAGCTGAAGCAGGAGAATGCCTACCTGACCACCATCACCAAGCAGATCACGCCCTACATCCGCTCCATTGCCAAGGTGAAGGAGCGGCTGGAGCCCAG ggttctgaaaCTTCCCACTGGTGAGGGTCTACTTGCGTCCATCAAAAAGAACCCGGTCTTTGCAGTCTGGAAGTTTGTCTCCTTCAGTTTTGACACACATCTTTTGGAACCA AGTTTTAGCAActttgaggaagaaggaaaattaaagtgTGTGCAACTATATGTTCACCCAAGCCACAAGTGA